TTCAATATGTTCTTGCTGGAATAGTTTTTGCGCAACTGTTCCGCCAATTCCCCAAAAGCTTGCACCAAGAATGACAAGCATAAAACCAAAAGCACGGTTTTTTTTATGTTGTTGATTCATTTTCTAACATCTCCTAAACTATCAATATAAAAAATAATATATAATTTTCATTGTAAAAAATATCGTATTAACGGTTTAAACTATCAATATATTGAGGTGTTTGCATTGACATTGACGCATATTAAAGTAGCGAAGGATTTACAAGAATTAACGATACATGGTTCGAAGGCATTTCCAATTGCTTTATACGAAACGACATTACAAGTAGATCGGTTGGATTTTTTGCCATTACATTGGCATAAAGAAATACAGTTCGTCTATGTCAAAAGTGGACGTGTCAACTATCGTGTAGGTGCGGACATCATACTGCTTGAGGCGGGAGAAGGGCTATTTGTCAATGCAGCATGTTTACATGAAGCAAAACCAAATGAGGTGGACCAGTCGTTGCTGTTTTGTATAAATGTTGATCCGAAATTTTTAGGCGGACATGAAGGCAGTGTGTTGACATCTAAATATGTGCAACCATATGTAACCAATAATAGACTACCATTTGTTAAGCTTTCCGGTGAGCTAGCACAAGCTGTAGAATGTGTTGCCCAATTATTAAAGGAACGAAATGCCTTTTTTGAATTTCAGGTGTGGAGGGCATTGTTATCGATTTGGGAGGCTATTTTAATGCAATCGAAGCTTACTGAGGAAACGATACATGCTTCTATGATCGTGCAACATGAGCGTGCAAAAGAAATGCTTGACTACATTCATCGTCATTATCAAGAAAAAATAACCTTGGAAAAATTAGCTGCACATGTGTTTATCAGCAAGGCAGAATGCAGTCGTTTTTTTAAAAAAGTAGTCGGTATGACACCATTTACGTATCTATTACATTACCGTTTAAGAAAAAGTATGGAATTGTTGCGCGATCGTGACAAACCCATCACGTTTATTGCATCAGACACAGGCTTTAGTACAGTTAGTTACTATATTGAGCGTTTTAAAGCATATACGGGTTATTCACCACATGCGTATCGCAAAAAATTTTTAGTTGAACAGAACAATACGTAGTGTTCGGAGAAAAGTGAATATTTCATGACATGCTCAGACATTAAAAACTTTGCTTTCCTTGTAAATTGTTTACAAATGATGCACTCTATTTTAAAATAAACTTAATATTAAAGTTAACTTAACTATTAACCTAACTTAAAGGATGATTTTGTATGGACCAACATGATGACGCATTATATACACTCGTACAGGAAATTAACGATGCGATTTACTCGATGGATAGCCATTTTATAAAAGTCCATCAGCATTTAGTAACAGATGATTTGTCTACAAAGCAAATGATACTTATGGATTTTATCCATAAAAATAAAAGTGTAACCATTGGACAAATTGCTCACTATTTGAATATTACTTCAAGTGCTGTTGGTCAACTCGTAAGTAAACTTGAAGATCAACGATATGTAATCCGACAAATTAACCCCAAAAATCGCCGTGAAATTTTTGTCCACTTAGATATAGCGGGTAATCAGTATTTCAAGCGGGAAGAAGAAATTAAGCGCTATATTATTGCCAAGTATTACTCGAAACTTGAACGATCAGAATTAGTCCAATTGAAGGAGATTATTCAAAAATTAAATAACATTGTTTTGAAAGAAGGCATGGTAGAGGAAATAAGAAAAGAGTGATGTCATTACGTGTAGCAGTCTAATAGTTAAAGGAGAGATTCGAAATGATGGTCTTAAAAAAGAAACAAAACATCTGGATGGCGTTTTTAGTCGTTGTATTAATTAGCAACTACTCGCTTTATAATACAGGATTAGGTATGTCCATTTTACCAGCAGAAACAGCGGGCGTTGTATTTGGCTCATTACTCGACTTTATCGTCGTAATACCAGTGCTATTTATGCTGTATAAACGAAAGTTTTCTATTAAGTATGCGATTGTTTTGGCCGCAACAGGTTGTATTGCAGCACGCTTCATTATTCCAATGGATCATTTGCAACCGTATGTGGCGGTGACATGGGCTGGATTTGCAATTGAAGGGGCACTTATCGTGATCGAACTATTATTTGTTACAACGTTAGTATATTACTTACCTAAAATTATAGCAGATGTGCGGGCAAGTTCTTTACCAGACATTTTTTCTTTTCCACAAGCAGTTGAAAAACATGCTCCGAAGTATCGGATTATACAGATGCTGTGTACAGATTTACTCGTTCTTTACTACGGATTCGCAAGTTGGAAGCGAAAAGAACGGGCGGGATTAACGTTACATAAAAACTCTAGCTATATCGCCTTTCAGATAATGATGATTCATGCCATCGTGATAGAGACTATTGGTATCCACTGGTGGCTTCATGAGAAATCCATGCTATTATCCATCTTATTACTCATTATAAATATTTACTCTGTCTTATTTTTTATAGCTGATATGCAGGCAATTCGCTTAAATCCTATTTACGCAACCTCTGATTCATTATATTTATCTTTAGGTTTAATGAAGCGAGCGACCATTCGCTTCGATGCGATTGAAAAAGTGGAAGAAAACCCAGAACTGTTAAAAGAAAAATTATCGAAAGATACAATCGATTTTATTGCACGTGACTTTGGAGAAGCCTATCCTCACATGATATTGCAGATGAAAGAACCGGTGGAAGTAACGTTTATGTTAGGTCTGAAAAAGCGTTATAACAAAGTGGCAATCAAAGTCGATCAAGTACAGGAATTAAGAGACATATTACGCCAAGGTATGGAGGAAAATAAAGAGGAATGGTAAACAGCTAAAGAGGCTGGGACGCGGGGACTCCTGCACAGAACGCACACAGCGTAAGAAGCGCGCATTCTGCGCTGAGCGGAAAGCACCGCCGAAGCGGACAATAACGGCGCAGCAAAAAAGTGTTAGATTGACTGCTATCAATCTAACACTTTTTCTCTTTTGTCCCAGCCTCTAGCTGTGTTTATAGCTAAGGGGATGGATTGGAAATTATTAGGTTAGTAATTGCTTTGTTATTAAATACATCTTTATGTATTGCACGATTAATACCTATCCAACCAATCCCTTTCCACATGCAAGGGGCAAGAGAACACGACTGTTATTTTTTGCCGGGGAAAATGACATAAGAAAGGCTAATGACGGCATCGATTATTAAAACAATCCCCCAAATTTTCATCACTTGTAGTAGGGAAGACGTATCGGTATGTTGACCAATAAATACAATCATCGCATACAATAAACTAGTACTAATAATGTAGGCGAGAACATGTAAACCGAGCATTTT
This genomic interval from Lysinibacillus sphaericus contains the following:
- a CDS encoding AraC family transcriptional regulator — protein: MTLTHIKVAKDLQELTIHGSKAFPIALYETTLQVDRLDFLPLHWHKEIQFVYVKSGRVNYRVGADIILLEAGEGLFVNAACLHEAKPNEVDQSLLFCINVDPKFLGGHEGSVLTSKYVQPYVTNNRLPFVKLSGELAQAVECVAQLLKERNAFFEFQVWRALLSIWEAILMQSKLTEETIHASMIVQHERAKEMLDYIHRHYQEKITLEKLAAHVFISKAECSRFFKKVVGMTPFTYLLHYRLRKSMELLRDRDKPITFIASDTGFSTVSYYIERFKAYTGYSPHAYRKKFLVEQNNT
- a CDS encoding MarR family winged helix-turn-helix transcriptional regulator — encoded protein: MDQHDDALYTLVQEINDAIYSMDSHFIKVHQHLVTDDLSTKQMILMDFIHKNKSVTIGQIAHYLNITSSAVGQLVSKLEDQRYVIRQINPKNRREIFVHLDIAGNQYFKREEEIKRYIIAKYYSKLERSELVQLKEIIQKLNNIVLKEGMVEEIRKE